The Rhinatrema bivittatum chromosome 4, aRhiBiv1.1, whole genome shotgun sequence genome window below encodes:
- the HDHD3 gene encoding haloacid dehalogenase-like hydrolase domain-containing protein 3: MRLRLLTWDVKDTLVRLRCSVGEQYSAVAKSFGIQVEPKALESSFHKVYRVQNKLFPNYGLDRGLSSQQWWGDVVKQTFRNCGVSEDWVLAQIAENLYSDYSMEKNWEVLPGIRETLHQCHQFGLRLAVISNFDRRLEQILNHCNLGHHFEFIMTSEKAGVAKPDIRIFQKALCMAGVMPQHSAHFGDDYINDYWAARNAGMHSYLIQQDEHIKNSERHVPKEHILKSPRHVLTILKNAEC, from the coding sequence ATGAGGTTGAGATTGTTGACGTGGGATGTGAAGGACACTTTAGTTCGACTCCGGTGTTCCGTGGGGGAGCAGTATTCTGCTGTAGCCAAGAGTTTTGGAATTCAGGTGGAACCTAAAGCTCTTGAGAGCTCCTTCCATAAAGTTTACAGAGTCCAAAACAAACTATTCCCCAACTATGGACTGGACAGGGGCCTTAGCTCCCAGCAGTGGTGGGGGGATGTTGTCAAGCAAACATTCAGGAACTGTGGTGTCTCTGAAGATTGGGTCCTCGCTCAAATAGCAGAAAATCTCTACAGCGACTACTCCATGGAGAAAAACTGGGAAGTTCTTCCCGGCATACGAGAGACCTTACACCAGTGTCATCAGTTTGGCCTTCGCCTGGCGGTGATCTCCAACTTTGATCGGAGGCTGGAACAGATTCTTAACCACTGCAACCttgggcaccattttgaatttatAATGACCTCTGAGAAGGCAGGTGTGGCTAAACCAGACATAAGAATTTTCCAGAAAGCTCTATGCATGGCTGGGGTGATGCCACAGCACTCAGCCCATTTTGGTGACGATTACATCAATGATTACTGGGCAGCTAGAAATGCGGGGATGCACAGCTACCTAATCCAGCAAGATGAACACATTAAGAATTCTGAAAGGCATGTGCCAAAGGAACATATCCTTAAGTCCCCCCGCCATGTGTTGACCATTCTTAAAAATGCTGAATGTTGA